One genomic window of uncultured delta proteobacterium includes the following:
- a CDS encoding ATPase component of zinc ABC transporter — MNAPISAPLNVRTNPPDARAPEPAPAVSLEGVSFSREGELVLDNVTLRVAHGDFLAILGPNGGGKTTLLRIILGLLKPDTGTVRVFGKAPEDARAGIGYVPQFSTIRQSFPATVLDMTLMGGAGIAVEGPWGRRTLWARTKEAREKAMEILDRIGIADLAGNAVHALSGGQRQRLLLARALMGRNGNDPFLLLLDEPTASIDPEGKGCFLEFCDRLRHDVTMVMVSHELGMASPFFSGVALVNKTLTLVPGNCPDTETMRTVIGVHAPDCPLSHMVRHSSGCGCALPGGPEKPKGPEKTA; from the coding sequence GTGAACGCCCCCATAAGCGCCCCCCTGAACGTCCGGACAAACCCTCCGGACGCCCGCGCCCCGGAACCGGCTCCCGCCGTCTCGCTGGAAGGCGTTTCCTTCTCCCGCGAGGGCGAACTTGTCCTGGACAACGTGACCCTGCGCGTGGCCCACGGCGATTTTCTGGCGATTCTGGGCCCCAACGGCGGGGGCAAAACCACGCTCTTGCGGATCATCCTGGGGCTCCTGAAACCGGATACCGGCACGGTGCGCGTGTTCGGCAAGGCCCCGGAGGACGCCCGCGCGGGCATCGGGTATGTGCCGCAATTTTCCACCATCCGCCAGTCTTTTCCCGCGACGGTCCTGGACATGACGCTCATGGGCGGCGCCGGTATCGCGGTGGAAGGCCCCTGGGGCCGCCGCACCCTGTGGGCGCGGACGAAAGAAGCGCGTGAAAAGGCTATGGAAATCCTCGACCGCATCGGCATCGCGGACCTCGCGGGCAACGCCGTCCACGCCCTGTCCGGCGGCCAGCGCCAGCGGCTGCTCCTTGCCCGCGCCCTTATGGGCAGGAACGGGAACGATCCCTTTCTGCTCCTGCTCGATGAACCCACGGCCAGCATCGACCCGGAAGGCAAGGGCTGTTTCCTGGAATTCTGCGACCGGCTCAGACACGACGTCACCATGGTCATGGTCAGCCACGAGCTGGGCATGGCCTCGCCCTTTTTCAGCGGCGTGGCGCTCGTCAACAAAACCCTGACCCTTGTCCCCGGCAACTGCCCGGACACGGAAACCATGCGGACCGTTATCGGCGTCCACGCGCCGGATTGTCCGCTCAGCCATATGGTCCGCCACAGCTCCGGCTGCGGCTGCGCCTTGCCAGGGGGGCCGGAGAAGCCGAAGGGGCCGGAGAAAACCGCATGA
- a CDS encoding conserved membrane hypothetical protein (Evidence 4 : Homologs of previously reported genes of unknown function): MSVLAYPFMQHAVLAALLCSIACGIIGSLVILNRLSYLAGAVAHAAYGGIGIAFIAGLPVLPCTMGFSLASSLVMAKTMIKNGDIAPGQTADTAMGILWAGGMALGIILIDLSPGYAGDLMGFLFGSILAVPVENLVFMAALDLALLGMLYRYGQGLTAVTLDPEFSRARGLPVTGLFYLLVGMTAVAVVMLLQIVGLILVIALLTIPPYMGRRMTRSLPGMMLASSLLCFAFCLGGVAVAYVFDLSPGAVIIAVATAAYGAQLLLKR; encoded by the coding sequence ATGAGCGTGCTTGCCTATCCCTTCATGCAACACGCCGTTCTTGCGGCGCTTTTGTGCAGCATCGCCTGCGGCATCATCGGCTCCCTGGTCATCTTGAACAGGCTGTCCTATCTGGCCGGGGCCGTGGCTCATGCGGCATACGGCGGCATAGGCATCGCCTTCATCGCCGGTCTGCCGGTCCTGCCCTGCACCATGGGGTTTTCCCTAGCCTCCTCCCTGGTCATGGCCAAAACCATGATTAAAAACGGCGACATAGCGCCGGGCCAGACGGCGGATACGGCCATGGGCATCCTCTGGGCCGGCGGCATGGCGCTGGGCATCATCCTGATCGATCTGTCACCGGGGTATGCCGGGGATCTGATGGGCTTTCTCTTCGGCAGCATTCTGGCCGTGCCGGTGGAAAATCTCGTCTTCATGGCCGCTCTCGACCTCGCGCTGCTCGGCATGCTCTACCGGTACGGGCAGGGCCTGACGGCCGTCACCCTTGACCCGGAATTTTCCCGGGCGCGGGGCCTGCCGGTCACGGGGCTGTTCTACCTTCTGGTGGGCATGACGGCCGTCGCGGTGGTCATGCTGCTGCAGATCGTGGGGCTTATCCTGGTCATCGCGCTCCTGACGATCCCGCCCTACATGGGGCGGCGGATGACCCGGAGCCTGCCGGGCATGATGCTCGCGTCTTCCCTTCTCTGCTTCGCCTTCTGCCTTGGGGGGGTGGCCGTGGCCTATGTTTTCGACCTTTCTCCCGGCGCCGTCATCATCGCCGTGGCGACCGCCGCCTACGGGGCGCAATTGCTCCTGAAACGGTAG
- a CDS encoding membrane hypothetical protein (Evidence 5 : No homology to any previously reported sequences), whose amino-acid sequence MRKIHCVAATFGSVRAGASVEKGLSRITADGKALFTQTADFTDPALVSRVPEGAAVFMGVQAFADGTFWMHWLHAPGIGTAEPPVSGDRAVFSLMLLAGGLAAGAGGGWLFISLVNTVLTIVGCLIAVVGAIAVFFAVHGLLVAANAKTRQLQRWLEAVKAGKTGMCVPLGTLTDFDPDDGGLADMLEDMEEGPEDADTALYQAEGPVSQVRAESITRGAGKYKQYFIEYTFVCAGRFVRLTIGEDTPLLHAIFRSNHPFMLAEGDRVRLIVGDDARTVKAMRNFEDGCAYWLVGAASRRKTVKAAKWLLLLAPPALPLLFLVMELLDGGRIDWGLIGFGAVIGVGVTALIMAILWLVYVFTRERAAYRADLPLIIEALELRPAKNKAKPYIHEL is encoded by the coding sequence ATGCGGAAAATTCACTGCGTTGCGGCCACGTTCGGCAGCGTCAGAGCTGGGGCTTCTGTGGAAAAGGGCTTGTCCCGCATCACGGCGGACGGTAAGGCCCTGTTCACCCAGACGGCGGACTTCACGGACCCCGCGCTTGTTTCGCGCGTTCCCGAGGGCGCGGCCGTGTTCATGGGCGTGCAGGCGTTTGCCGACGGCACGTTCTGGATGCACTGGCTGCACGCGCCGGGGATCGGCACGGCGGAGCCGCCGGTCAGCGGCGACAGGGCGGTTTTCAGCCTCATGCTCCTGGCCGGGGGGCTGGCGGCGGGCGCCGGTGGCGGCTGGCTTTTTATCAGCCTCGTGAATACCGTTCTGACCATCGTCGGTTGTCTGATAGCCGTCGTCGGGGCGATCGCCGTGTTTTTCGCCGTCCACGGCCTTCTGGTGGCGGCGAACGCCAAAACCAGACAGTTGCAACGCTGGCTGGAAGCCGTGAAAGCCGGGAAAACCGGCATGTGTGTGCCGCTCGGGACGCTCACGGATTTCGACCCGGATGACGGCGGGCTCGCGGACATGCTGGAAGATATGGAAGAAGGCCCCGAGGACGCCGACACGGCGCTGTATCAGGCCGAAGGGCCTGTTTCCCAAGTCCGGGCGGAGTCCATTACGCGCGGGGCGGGCAAATACAAACAGTATTTCATCGAATATACGTTTGTGTGCGCGGGCCGTTTCGTGAGGCTGACCATCGGTGAGGATACACCCCTGCTGCACGCGATTTTCCGGAGCAACCACCCCTTCATGCTGGCGGAGGGCGACCGCGTGCGGCTTATCGTCGGGGATGACGCGCGCACGGTCAAGGCCATGCGTAATTTTGAGGACGGGTGCGCCTATTGGCTCGTCGGCGCCGCCAGCCGCCGGAAGACCGTGAAGGCCGCCAAGTGGTTGTTGCTGCTGGCTCCGCCGGCGCTTCCTCTGTTATTTCTCGTTATGGAATTGTTGGACGGAGGCCGTATCGACTGGGGCCTGATCGGCTTCGGGGCTGTCATCGGGGTGGGCGTGACGGCGCTCATCATGGCCATATTGTGGCTCGTTTACGTGTTTACCCGTGAACGCGCCGCCTACCGCGCGGATTTGCCCCTTATCATCGAGGCGCTGGAGCTGCGCCCGGCCAAAAACAAGGCAAAACCGTACATCCACGAGTTGTGA
- a CDS encoding hypothetical protein (Evidence 5 : No homology to any previously reported sequences) produces the protein MLPAWRFTLRKVAWRRCFHAHGCIYGGYNRLCHYSLRLSNAGKLYEKVNKTIYIDCDSKYNVTTSSFVKLHGIFLYHKIYKCC, from the coding sequence TTGCTTCCGGCCTGGCGGTTTACGCTTCGCAAAGTCGCTTGGCGACGCTGCTTTCATGCTCACGGCTGCATTTACGGCGGGTACAATCGCCTCTGCCATTACTCGTTACGTTTATCTAACGCAGGTAAACTATATGAAAAAGTCAATAAAACAATCTACATTGACTGCGATTCTAAATATAACGTCACTACTTCTTCTTTTGTTAAGCTGCATGGCATTTTTCTTT
- a CDS encoding putative Type IV pilus assembly PilZ (Evidence 3 : Function proposed based on presence of conserved amino acid motif, structural feature or limited homology), whose product MERAMESKNAEYAEIATYLRGRFRPLNGPDDQAYAQLNTVQAGPSQEEFLAASPLPDAVNKFLLQLDAKVDALLAAMCTSSMEQDFPHTMEIHSISASKLHFTTSAPLAPGDWLESIVFFRQSGFDTASGIGKVTARKVDKDGTPFFELSFTRIHEEEREKIIRFVFKEERRLLRETRLE is encoded by the coding sequence ATGGAGCGCGCCATGGAATCCAAAAACGCCGAGTATGCCGAAATCGCGACATACCTGCGCGGCCGGTTCAGACCCTTGAACGGCCCGGACGACCAGGCGTACGCGCAACTCAACACAGTCCAGGCGGGCCCCTCCCAGGAGGAATTTCTGGCGGCATCGCCCCTGCCGGATGCCGTCAACAAATTTTTGCTGCAACTGGACGCCAAAGTGGATGCGCTGCTTGCCGCGATGTGCACCTCCTCGATGGAGCAGGATTTCCCCCATACCATGGAGATCCATTCCATCAGCGCGTCAAAGCTGCATTTCACCACCAGCGCCCCCTTGGCGCCCGGCGACTGGCTCGAAAGTATCGTGTTTTTCCGCCAATCCGGGTTTGATACCGCCTCGGGCATCGGCAAGGTGACCGCGCGAAAGGTGGACAAGGACGGCACGCCGTTTTTCGAGTTGTCCTTCACCCGCATCCATGAAGAAGAACGCGAAAAAATCATCCGGTTTGTGTTCAAAGAAGAAAGAAGACTCCTCCGCGAGACGCGGCTGGAATAA
- the lspA gene encoding Lipoprotein signal peptidase — MRNRYAIIAAVTALVTLIDQATKVLVLHSIPLYTEIPVIKDFFSLVHVRNRGAAFGFLNRHDISWQFWLFLAATLVAIVVVIMLAKSSRADDYPFFLSLGLILGGAAGNLIDRILYREVIDFLDFYWGTYHWPAFNVADIAICCGAALALIFSLRRSPPAEKTGR; from the coding sequence ATGCGCAACCGTTACGCCATCATCGCCGCCGTCACCGCCCTGGTGACGCTTATCGACCAGGCCACCAAGGTCCTGGTGCTGCACTCCATCCCCCTGTATACGGAAATACCGGTAATCAAAGATTTTTTCAGCCTCGTGCATGTGCGCAACCGCGGCGCGGCCTTCGGCTTTCTGAACCGCCACGACATCTCATGGCAGTTCTGGCTGTTTCTGGCCGCGACGCTCGTGGCGATTGTGGTCGTCATCATGCTCGCAAAAAGCTCCAGGGCGGACGATTATCCCTTTTTCCTGTCCCTCGGGCTGATCCTCGGCGGCGCGGCCGGCAACCTTATCGACCGCATTCTGTACCGCGAGGTCATAGACTTTCTTGATTTTTACTGGGGCACGTACCATTGGCCCGCCTTCAACGTGGCGGATATCGCCATCTGCTGCGGCGCGGCGCTGGCCCTCATCTTTTCCCTTCGCCGGTCCCCGCCGGCGGAAAAAACCGGGAGATAG
- a CDS encoding conserved hypothetical protein (Evidence 4 : Homologs of previously reported genes of unknown function), with translation MESVFWLSILSLPILPNLWCIWHASRHDFPLPDERKLWIRAGTFAPVIGGILYLAVGMRRARPLRDASLEAGGESGPEPAGENPDRTDR, from the coding sequence GTGGAGAGCGTATTCTGGCTCAGTATCCTGAGCCTTCCCATTCTTCCCAATTTGTGGTGTATTTGGCACGCTTCGCGCCACGACTTCCCCCTGCCCGACGAACGGAAGCTGTGGATACGCGCGGGCACCTTCGCGCCTGTTATCGGCGGGATTCTCTATCTCGCCGTGGGCATGCGCCGGGCGCGCCCGTTGCGGGACGCGAGCCTGGAAGCGGGCGGCGAAAGCGGCCCGGAACCGGCGGGGGAAAACCCGGACCGGACGGATCGGTAA
- a CDS encoding Tol-pal system protein YbgF, protein MKRSLLVCLLALPVMLTSCINQSEIKSLNARVTQNEQRMQQLSSQVGNVEQVLPGQAEMWAQVQAMRQELNTVRGQMDEMTAGNGTGHMAQLTAKVARLETAVRMMAAQMGVQVDVLDTPVAGETPPGAVPADGAAMAPGTAATPETAPTQTAGQTAPQTVPSAPQAANDQKDTATRLYDSGMNAFASRNYKGAVKAFTDFTKTYANHSLASNAHFWRGESYYQLKDYAGAALAYQDVIQKFPGSGKFQSAMLKQGMAFYYAGKKDAAKLRLEELVKKYPASPEAGRAKKFMEQNK, encoded by the coding sequence ATGAAACGCAGCCTTCTTGTTTGCCTGCTCGCCCTGCCCGTGATGCTGACCTCCTGCATCAACCAGAGCGAAATTAAATCGCTCAACGCCCGGGTGACCCAAAACGAACAGCGCATGCAGCAGCTTTCCTCCCAGGTGGGCAACGTGGAACAGGTGCTGCCCGGCCAGGCCGAAATGTGGGCCCAGGTCCAGGCCATGCGCCAGGAGCTCAACACCGTTCGCGGCCAGATGGACGAAATGACCGCCGGAAACGGCACCGGCCACATGGCGCAACTGACCGCCAAGGTCGCCCGGCTGGAAACGGCCGTCCGGATGATGGCGGCGCAGATGGGCGTGCAGGTTGACGTCCTGGATACCCCCGTCGCCGGGGAAACCCCTCCTGGCGCGGTTCCGGCGGACGGCGCCGCGATGGCGCCCGGAACCGCCGCCACCCCCGAAACGGCGCCTACCCAGACGGCAGGCCAAACGGCTCCCCAGACGGTTCCCTCTGCCCCGCAGGCGGCGAACGACCAAAAGGACACCGCCACCCGGCTGTACGATTCCGGCATGAACGCCTTCGCCTCGCGCAACTACAAGGGCGCGGTCAAGGCCTTCACGGACTTCACCAAGACCTATGCCAACCACAGTCTGGCCAGCAACGCCCATTTCTGGCGCGGCGAATCTTACTACCAGTTGAAGGATTATGCCGGGGCCGCCCTCGCCTACCAGGACGTGATCCAAAAATTCCCGGGCAGCGGCAAATTCCAGTCCGCCATGCTCAAGCAGGGCATGGCCTTCTACTATGCGGGCAAAAAGGACGCGGCCAAGCTCCGCCTGGAGGAATTGGTCAAGAAATACCCCGCCAGCCCGGAAGCCGGACGGGCGAAAAAATTCATGGAACAGAACAAATAG
- the ileS gene encoding isoleucyl-tRNA synthetase (Evidence 2a : Function of homologous gene experimentally demonstrated in an other organism; PubMedId : 2011499, 2985604, 6374664, 6378662, 6390679, 7929087, 9554847; Product type e : enzyme), with translation MTTDYKKTLNLPETSFPMKANLTQREPEMLRTWEEMDVYTAMVSAGNEKGRYVLHDGPPYANGHLHMGHALNKILKDFIVKSKNMLGYMAEYVPGWDCHGLPIELQVEHSLGDKKKELPAHVVRKRCRDWANKFIDIQRKEFKRLGVFGTWEDPYLSMAPAYEAATARELANFYENGSVVRSKKAIHWCISCHTALAEAEVEYEDHTSPSIYVRFPLNDPKIRDLFPKADPAKTFVLIWTTTPWTIPDNMAVAAHPELDYVLVEANGAFYLLAEGLLEANAKVYGWSGYEIAGRAKGADLEGLKARHPIYERVSPLVLGDHVTLEAGTGFVHTAPGHGREDYDTGVKYGLEIYSPMDDEGRFYDTVGFFAGMNVWEANPKVIEKLKEAGNLMASAKITHSYPHCWRCKEPVIFRATTQWFIQMEANNLRAKALNAIKNDVEWVPSWGEARIYSMIENRPDWCISRQRTWGVPIIALLCETCNEAWHDAAWAKDIASRFAKHPTGCDYWFETDLAEIVPAGLKCPSCGSVHWKKETDILDVWFDSGTSFAAVCEQRPECTYPANMYLEGSDQHRGWFHSSLLASIGTRGIAPYKEVLTHGYVVDGQGRKMSKSLGNGMAPEEIIAKYGAEILRMWVASADYREDIRISEEILSRQVDAYRRLRNTCRYILGNIGDFTPDAAVAEKDMDPLDRFAIDLVTRAHDRVQDAYVTYEFHKVFHTLHNLCATDLSAFYLDILKDRLYASAPGSVQRRSAQTAMWRILLLLLRAMAPVLSFTAEEVFRYLPDALKPGRTTVFALQAADAPGYAMPEAERAAWETMLAVRGEVSRALEPLRKEGVIGHGLDSRVTLYVDDALAKTLDSLGTDLRALFIVSQLVVRPIGEAPAGAFAAAEVPGLSIAVEKARGEKCERCWIYSEELNSDAAYPNTCPRCAGVLRAMNA, from the coding sequence ATGACCACCGATTATAAAAAGACCCTGAATCTTCCCGAGACCTCCTTCCCCATGAAGGCGAACCTTACACAGCGCGAGCCGGAAATGCTCCGCACCTGGGAAGAGATGGACGTCTACACCGCCATGGTCAGCGCGGGCAACGAGAAAGGCCGCTATGTCCTGCACGACGGCCCCCCGTACGCCAACGGCCACCTCCATATGGGCCACGCCCTGAACAAGATTTTGAAGGACTTCATCGTCAAGTCCAAAAACATGTTGGGCTACATGGCTGAATACGTTCCCGGATGGGATTGTCACGGCCTTCCCATCGAATTGCAGGTGGAGCATTCCCTGGGCGATAAGAAGAAGGAACTCCCGGCCCACGTGGTGCGCAAACGCTGCCGCGACTGGGCGAACAAGTTTATCGACATCCAGCGCAAGGAATTTAAACGGCTGGGCGTCTTCGGCACCTGGGAAGATCCGTACCTTTCCATGGCCCCGGCGTACGAAGCCGCGACGGCCCGCGAACTGGCCAATTTTTATGAAAACGGCTCGGTGGTGCGCAGCAAAAAAGCCATCCACTGGTGCATTTCCTGCCACACGGCCCTGGCCGAGGCGGAAGTGGAGTACGAGGACCACACCTCCCCCTCCATCTATGTGCGGTTCCCGCTGAACGATCCTAAAATCCGCGATCTTTTCCCCAAGGCCGATCCCGCCAAAACCTTCGTCCTCATCTGGACCACCACGCCCTGGACCATCCCGGACAACATGGCCGTTGCCGCGCACCCGGAGCTTGACTACGTGCTGGTGGAAGCGAACGGCGCGTTCTACCTCCTGGCTGAAGGGCTGCTTGAAGCCAACGCCAAAGTCTACGGCTGGAGCGGGTATGAAATCGCGGGCCGGGCCAAGGGCGCGGACCTGGAAGGGCTGAAAGCCCGCCATCCGATTTATGAAAGGGTATCCCCGCTGGTTCTCGGGGACCACGTCACGCTGGAAGCGGGCACGGGCTTCGTGCACACCGCGCCCGGCCACGGCCGTGAGGACTACGACACGGGCGTCAAATACGGCCTGGAAATTTATTCGCCCATGGACGACGAGGGCCGCTTCTACGACACCGTGGGGTTTTTCGCCGGGATGAACGTCTGGGAAGCCAACCCCAAGGTTATAGAAAAATTGAAGGAAGCGGGCAACCTCATGGCGTCCGCCAAGATCACCCACTCCTACCCGCACTGCTGGCGCTGCAAGGAGCCGGTGATTTTCCGCGCCACCACCCAGTGGTTCATCCAGATGGAGGCCAATAACCTCCGCGCAAAGGCGCTTAACGCCATCAAGAACGATGTGGAATGGGTCCCCTCCTGGGGCGAGGCCCGCATCTACAGCATGATCGAAAACCGGCCGGACTGGTGCATCTCCCGCCAGCGGACCTGGGGCGTGCCCATTATCGCCCTCCTGTGCGAAACGTGTAACGAAGCCTGGCACGACGCCGCCTGGGCCAAGGATATCGCGTCCCGCTTCGCCAAACACCCCACGGGCTGCGACTACTGGTTCGAGACGGATTTGGCGGAAATCGTCCCGGCGGGCCTGAAATGCCCGTCCTGCGGTTCCGTCCACTGGAAGAAGGAGACGGACATCCTGGACGTCTGGTTCGATTCCGGCACCAGCTTCGCGGCGGTCTGCGAGCAGCGGCCGGAATGCACCTATCCCGCCAACATGTACCTTGAAGGGTCGGACCAGCATCGCGGCTGGTTCCATTCCTCGCTCCTGGCCTCCATCGGCACGCGGGGCATCGCGCCGTATAAGGAAGTCCTCACCCACGGCTACGTGGTGGACGGCCAGGGCCGGAAGATGTCCAAATCTCTGGGCAACGGCATGGCCCCGGAAGAGATCATCGCCAAATACGGCGCTGAAATTCTCCGCATGTGGGTGGCATCCGCCGACTACCGCGAGGATATCCGCATCTCCGAGGAAATCCTGAGCCGCCAGGTGGACGCCTACCGGCGCCTTCGCAACACCTGCCGCTACATCCTGGGCAACATCGGCGACTTTACGCCGGATGCGGCCGTGGCGGAAAAGGACATGGACCCCCTGGACCGCTTCGCCATCGATCTCGTCACCCGCGCCCATGACCGCGTGCAGGACGCGTACGTCACGTATGAGTTCCACAAGGTGTTCCATACCCTGCACAACCTGTGCGCCACGGATCTTTCCGCCTTTTATCTCGATATATTGAAGGACCGGCTCTACGCCTCCGCGCCCGGAAGCGTACAGCGCCGCTCGGCCCAGACTGCCATGTGGCGCATTCTGCTGCTGCTCCTGCGCGCCATGGCCCCTGTTTTGTCCTTCACCGCCGAGGAAGTGTTCCGCTACCTGCCGGACGCGCTGAAGCCCGGCAGAACCACGGTCTTCGCCCTGCAGGCCGCCGACGCGCCCGGCTACGCCATGCCCGAGGCCGAACGCGCGGCCTGGGAAACCATGCTCGCCGTGCGCGGCGAAGTTTCCCGCGCGCTTGAGCCGCTGCGCAAGGAAGGCGTCATCGGGCACGGCCTGGATTCACGCGTGACCCTGTACGTCGACGATGCCCTCGCGAAGACCCTGGACAGTCTGGGCACGGATTTGCGGGCGCTGTTCATCGTGTCCCAGCTCGTCGTCCGGCCTATCGGCGAAGCCCCGGCGGGAGCCTTTGCCGCCGCCGAAGTCCCCGGTCTTTCCATCGCCGTGGAAAAGGCCAGGGGCGAGAAGTGCGAGCGCTGCTGGATCTACAGCGAAGAACTGAACTCCGATGCCGCATACCCCAACACCTGCCCGCGCTGCGCGGGAGTGTTGCGTGCAATGAACGCATAA
- a CDS encoding putative Periplasmic solute binding protein (Evidence 3 : Function proposed based on presence of conserved amino acid motif, structural feature or limited homology) produces MRAALAFFALFSALLFPATAGAAPIAVTVSIPPQKYFVEQIGGSDVTVTVMAAKGQDPHSYEPTAAQMESIARAEMYCTIGVPFETQWVPKFRSLNPSMRVVDLLGAIPRIEGKPDLALRDTLPGKGRNRHDEHDHDHDAHGGHHHGLDTDDPHAWLSPDDMAKAVPVIVAALAEKRPDRAAAFAERGAALDKNLADLSARIRAMLAGAKTRTFLTFHQSWAHYARNFGLREASVELEGREPGPKSMAMLMDFAKANNIKVIVADSMTGRSAVEAIANNIGASVIHATPLAEDWPGALLEFSGKLAAALGAPQ; encoded by the coding sequence ATGCGCGCCGCGCTTGCATTTTTCGCTCTTTTTTCCGCGTTGCTTTTCCCTGCCACAGCCGGGGCCGCTCCGATCGCGGTCACGGTCAGCATCCCGCCGCAGAAATATTTTGTGGAACAGATCGGCGGCAGCGACGTCACGGTCACGGTAATGGCCGCCAAGGGTCAGGACCCGCATTCCTACGAGCCCACCGCCGCCCAGATGGAAAGCATCGCCCGGGCCGAGATGTATTGCACCATCGGCGTGCCCTTTGAGACGCAATGGGTGCCGAAATTCCGGTCCCTGAACCCTTCCATGCGCGTCGTGGATCTGCTCGGCGCGATCCCCCGCATCGAGGGCAAACCGGATCTGGCCCTGCGCGATACCCTGCCGGGCAAGGGGCGGAACCGGCATGACGAGCACGATCACGATCATGACGCCCACGGCGGCCATCATCACGGCCTTGACACGGACGACCCGCATGCATGGCTCTCCCCGGACGACATGGCAAAGGCCGTGCCCGTCATCGTCGCGGCGCTCGCCGAAAAACGGCCGGACCGCGCCGCTGCGTTCGCCGAGCGGGGAGCGGCGCTGGATAAAAACCTGGCGGACCTGAGCGCGCGCATCCGCGCCATGCTGGCCGGGGCCAAGACCAGAACCTTCCTGACCTTCCACCAGAGCTGGGCGCACTACGCGCGCAATTTCGGCCTGCGCGAAGCCAGCGTGGAGCTTGAAGGCCGCGAACCCGGCCCGAAAAGCATGGCCATGCTGATGGATTTCGCCAAGGCCAACAACATCAAGGTCATCGTGGCAGATTCCATGACCGGCCGTTCCGCCGTGGAGGCGATCGCGAACAATATCGGGGCCTCCGTCATCCATGCTACCCCGCTGGCCGAAGACTGGCCCGGCGCGCTGCTGGAATTTTCCGGAAAGCTGGCCGCGGCGCTGGGAGCGCCCCAGTGA
- a CDS encoding putative Chemotaxis phosphatase, CheZ (Evidence 3 : Function proposed based on presence of conserved amino acid motif, structural feature or limited homology), translating to MGSAIEGSGMLEQQKIVDHAMDGITGLFREYAKTTEIGEAAQKALLVFVRATLSASLDNALKESELYRHINTEMRQGLQHLYKTITSVAGPGQDSAAKGDTGKLFCEATEQLNEVMATTLEATESIMGEVERLLDLLQEVSGHLQTIKTAGDSDAVNTLIGQVTTFEDSLTQIMTSLSFQDLTGQRLKKVVAALGEIQDSIFEMYVSSGLMLKTREEMPEKAVVEIAAESKRRLDEIKEVKGSELKGPSRDTNQADVDSLLADLGL from the coding sequence ATGGGCAGCGCTATCGAAGGATCTGGCATGCTTGAGCAACAAAAAATCGTCGACCACGCAATGGACGGCATCACCGGGCTTTTCCGCGAATATGCCAAAACCACGGAAATTGGCGAGGCGGCTCAAAAAGCACTGCTCGTCTTCGTCCGGGCGACCTTAAGTGCGTCGCTCGACAACGCGCTGAAGGAAAGCGAGCTGTACCGCCATATCAACACGGAAATGCGCCAGGGATTGCAACACCTGTACAAGACCATCACCTCCGTTGCCGGTCCCGGCCAGGACAGCGCCGCCAAGGGAGATACCGGCAAACTTTTCTGCGAAGCCACGGAGCAGCTCAACGAAGTCATGGCCACCACCCTCGAGGCCACGGAAAGCATCATGGGTGAGGTGGAGCGCCTCCTCGACCTTTTGCAGGAAGTGTCCGGCCATCTGCAGACGATCAAAACAGCGGGGGATTCCGACGCGGTCAATACCCTGATCGGGCAGGTCACGACCTTTGAGGACTCCCTCACGCAGATCATGACATCCCTGAGCTTCCAGGACCTCACCGGCCAGCGCCTGAAAAAGGTCGTCGCCGCGCTGGGCGAAATCCAGGATTCCATCTTCGAAATGTACGTTTCCAGCGGCCTGATGCTCAAAACCCGCGAGGAAATGCCGGAAAAGGCCGTCGTGGAAATCGCGGCGGAAAGCAAACGGCGGTTGGACGAAATCAAGGAAGTCAAAGGGTCGGAGCTCAAAGGCCCCTCCCGGGACACGAATCAGGCCGACGTGGACAGCCTCCTGGCGGATCTCGGTCTATAA